A single window of Gossypium hirsutum isolate 1008001.06 chromosome A10, Gossypium_hirsutum_v2.1, whole genome shotgun sequence DNA harbors:
- the LOC107896549 gene encoding probable LRR receptor-like serine/threonine-protein kinase IRK, giving the protein MNMKNLSNLLLFWVVLLLVPSFPVRSLSPSLNDDVLGLIVFKADIQDPSQKLSSWNEDDDTPCNWFGVKCNPRSSRVTELNLDGFTLSGRIGRGLLQLKFLRKLSLARNNLSGTISPNLAKLESLRIIDLSENSLSGFIPDDFFKQCGSLRSISLANNRFSGKIPGSLGSCATLADINLSWNQLSGSLPAGIWGLNGLRSLDLSGNLLEGEIPKGIEALNNLRSINLSKNRFTGQVPDGIGSCLLLRSIDLSLNLLSGSVPSTIQKLSLCSYLNLSMNSFVGEVPEWIGEMKNLETLDFSMNKFSGQVPESIGSLKLLKVLNFSANGLNGSLPASMENNVNLLALDFSQNLMNGDLPGWIFKSGLNEVSLSENKLGVNLSNPISASPRTPLQKIQVLDLSHNSFSGELTYDIGVLSSLQFLNLSRNSLIGPVPGTVGELKALDVLDLSHNQLNGSIPMEIGGAFSLKDLRLNANFLGGKIPTSIENCTLLSTLIISQNNLSGPIPAEIGKLNNLENVDLSYNNLAGTLPKQLANLPHLLSFNISHNNLQGELPAGAFFNTISPTAVSGNPSLCGSAVNKSCPAVLPKPIVLNPNSSSDSISEELPTTVGHKRIILSISAVIAIGAAAVIVVGVIAITVLNLRVRSSTSRSAAALTFSAGDDFSHSPTTDANSGKLVMFSGEPDFSTGAHALFTKDCELGRGGFGAVYRTVLQDGRSVAIKKLTVSSLVKSQEEFEREVKKLGKIQHSNLVALEGYYWTPSLQLLIYEFVSGGSLYKHLHEGSVGNYLSWNDRFGIILGTAKSLAHLHQSNIIHYNLKSSNVLIDGSGEPKLGDYGLARLLPMLDRYVLSSKIQSALGYMAPEFACRTVKINEKCDVYGFGVLVLEVVTGKRPVEYMEDDVVVLCDMVRGALEEGRVEECVDGRLQGKFPAEEAIPVMKLGLICTSQVPSNRPDMGEVVNILELIRCPSEGQEDLG; this is encoded by the exons ATGAACATGAAAAATCTGTCAAATTTACTGTTATTTTGGGTGGTTCTTTTGCTTGTTCCTTCTTTCCCGGTAAGATCTTTAAGCCCATCTTTGAACGATGATGTTTTGGGACTAATAGTTTTCAAAGCAGACATTCAAGATCCAAGCCAAAAGCTTTCGTCTTGGAATGAAGATGACGACACTCCTTGTAACTGGTTTGGTGTCAAATGTAACCCAAGGTCGAGCCGTGTTACCGAGCTCAACCTTGACGGGTTCACTCTTTCGGGTCGGATCGGTCGTGGTCTTTTGCAGCTCAAGTTCTTGAGGAAGCTTTCTTTAGCGAGAAACAATCTCAGTGGGACTATAAGCCCCAACTTGGCAAAGCTTGAAAGTCTGAGAATCATTGACTTGAGTGAGAATTCTCTTTCGGGTTTTATCCCTGATGACTTTTTCAAACAATGTGGTTCTTTGAGGTCCATTTCTTTAGCTAATAACCGGTTCTCGGGTAAGATTCCTGGGAGTTTAGGCTCTTGCGCTACTCTTGCTGATATTAACTTGTCCTGGAATCAGCTTTCAGGGTCTTTGCCTGCTGGGATTTGGGGTTTGAATGGTTTAAGGTCATTGGATTTGTCTGGTAACTTGTTGGAAGGAGAGATTCCTAAAGGGATTGAGGCTTTGAATAATTTGAGGTCCATTAACTTGAGTAAGAATAGGTTCACTGGGCAGGTTCCTGATGGGATTGGGAGTTGTTTATTGTTGAGGTCAATTGATCTTAGCCTGAATTTACTTTCAGGGTCAGTTCCAAGCACAATACAAAAGCTTAGCCTGTGTAGTTATCTGAATTTGAGTATGAATTCTTTTGTTGGTGAGGTCCCTGAATGGATAGGAGAAATGAAAAATCTTGAGACTTTGGATTTCTCTATGAATAAGTTTTCTGGTCAAGTTCCTGAGTCTATAGGAAGCCTTAAGTTGTTGAAGGTGTTAAATTTCTCTGCTAATGGTTTAAATGGAAGTTTGCCTGCATCTATGGAAAACAATGTGAATCTTTTGGCGTTGGATTTTAGCCAGAATTTGATGAACGGTGATCTTCCTGGATGGATTTTCAAGTCGGGTCTGAATGAAGTCTCTCTTTCAGAGAATAAGCTTGGTGTAAATTTGAGCAATCCCATTTCAGCTTCACCAAGAACCCCACTTCAAAAGATTCAAGTCTTGGATTTATCTCACAATTCGTTTTCTGGGGAATTAACATACGATATTGGGGTTTTAAGCAGCTTGCAGTTCTTGAACCTGTCTAGAAACTCTCTCATTGGGCCTGTTCCAGGAACTGTTGGAGAATTGAAGGCTTTGGATGTTCTTGATTTGAGTCATAATCAGCTTAATGGAAGCATTCCTATGGAAATTGGAGGAGCTTTCTCCTTGAAGGATCTGAGGCTCAATGCTAATTTCCTAGGTGGAAAAATTCCTACATCAATTGAGAACTGCACCTTGCTATCAACTTT GATCATATCACAAAACAACCTGAGTGGCCCAATACCTGCTGAAATTGGAAAACTGAACAACCTAGAAAACGTGGACCTGTCTTACAACAACCTTGCTGGAACCCTACCCAAGCAGTTGGCCAATCTACCCCACCTCTTATCCTTCAATATTTCCCACAACAATTTACAGGGAGAACTGCCTGCTGGTGCATTTTTTAACACCATATCGCCCACGGCTGTCTCTGGGAATCCATCACTTTGTGGCTCTGCAGTTAACAAATCTTGCCCTGCTGTTCTTCCTAAACCCATTGTGTTAAATCCTAACTCCTCTTCTGATTCCATTTCCGAGGAATTGCCTACGACTGTCGGTCATAAGAGGATAATTCTCAGTATCTCTGCCGTAATTGCTATTGGTGCAGCTGCTGTAATTGTTGTTGGAGTCATTGCCATCACTGTTCTTAATCTCCGTGTCAGGTCATCAACATCCCGGTCTGCAGCCGCCCTTACTTTTTCTGCTGGGGATGACTTTAGCCATTCCCCTACTACGGACGCCAATTCTGGCAAACTTGTCATGTTTTCTGGCGAGCCTGACTTCAGCACAGGTGCACATGCTCTTTTCACTAAGGACTGTGAACTTGGCCGTGGTGGTTTTGGAGCTGTGTATAGAACAGTTTTGCAAGATGGGCGCTCAGTGGCAATCAAGAAGCTCACGGTATCAAGTCTTGTCAAATCCCAAGAAGAATTTGAAAGGGAAGTgaaaaaacttgggaaaatacagCACTCAAATCTTGTTGCTCTTGAAGGCTATTACTGGACACCGTCACTGCAGCTTCTCATTTATGAATTTGTTTCTGGTGGAAGTCTGTACAAACACCTTCATGAAGGATCGGTTGGAAATTATCTTTCTTGGAATGACAGGTTCGGTATCATTCTAGGGACAGCGAAAAGCTTGGCTCACTTGCACCAATCTAACATTATTCATTACAATCTAAAGTCAAGCAATGTCCTTATTGATGGCTCAGGTGAACCTAAACTTGGAGATTATGGCCTAGCAAGGTTGCTCCCTATGCTAGATCGCTATGTTTTAAGTAGCAAGATTCAGAGTGCACTTGGCTACATGGCCCCTGAATTTGCCTGCCGAACAGTGAAAATAAACGAGAAATGTGATGTGTATGGATTTGGTGTTTTGGTTTTGGAAGTGGTTACCGGGAAGAGGCCTGTTGAGTACATGGAAGATGATGTGGTGGTGCTTTGTGACATGGTCCGAGGAGCATTGGAAGAAGGCAGGGTGGAGGAATGCGTCGATGGAAGGCTGCAAGGAAAATTCCCAGCCGAGGAGGCAATTCCAGTGATGAAACTAGGCTTAATCTGCACGTCACAAGTACCATCGAACCGTCCGGATATGGGAGAGGTAGTTAACATATTGGAATTGATCAGATGCCCCTCAGAAGGCCAGGAAGATTTGGGATGA